From the Arctopsyche grandis isolate Sample6627 chromosome 2, ASM5162203v2, whole genome shotgun sequence genome, the window ttttatctTAGGTCTATTCTAATGGTTTCTGATATAgtaataattttctattttacaaattataattgcttttgttaatatttaaagtATTGTCTTATTTTAATGTGAGTACAACATCCATAAGGAAAAAAGCTCtcaaacctatttacaataactgataagttaaaattattcctagctatgtacttacatacatatgtatgtaagaaactCGAAATGCCGCACATTTCGGAGACAATGGCCGTTCATGTGACGAGCCGTACTGACGTGGTTTCgaattctttttcttttttcacatcGTTTAGCATGGCCCAGCCTctcttatttattcattttatcgtCAATATCCTCTCCCCACGAGCAGGTGTCTTTAATGCGTTATTACTTCGATTCGATCGATATTGAAATTTCGCTCACGAACATTCGAACGTTTCATGTTTTAGTACGGCAACGCATCTTTCCCGACCAACTTATTCACTAAGGCAACCGAAGATTGACGTTAATAAATAGAATCGGAaccttttcatataatataagggACCGTTGGCAAATGCCGCATGTGGGACGTGTCTTTGCGTGTTCAAATTTGGACTGACGTGAAATGAAATCCTCACCGCACAGGTGAGACGAATCCGAGGGGTTTTGTATTGAGATACATGTGGGACACACATGGGTAGATGAAGGTGAATTTGGTGAGGGGAAAGACGAAAGAAGGATGGAGGGATACGAgaatgaaacaaaacaaaacattatcTCCATTTTGTCAAGCTTGTACTTTTGAAATCCGATATTGACATTTGTTAAACAGCGCGCGTCAAGGCAAcgtatttataaaatgaaataaaaaaacgagtTTTCCTCGATCGGGTGACAGCCCCGCCCCGCCTATATGATTCAATATATACAGGATAGATATTAAGTATACGTCTACTTTAATTCCGGAATTGTGTCAAGTAAATGTGTATTAAATCAggtttaaaatttatgtacatatattatcaccTCGTGTACCTTAGAGTATATTCCTGAAAATTCATAAATACATGCAAGTCTTTGTCCAGGCTTGTCATAAGAATCCCTTGCAAAAcaccaattctcgttaaatgaactcgCCATTTATATACTTGTTTCGTCGGTACTAGGATCATCATCCTTGGTACTAGGATCATCATTCCAGAAAAATTGTCCAATATCTCTACTATGTTACGACTCATCTCaactttcaattaaatatttattaaatgtaaattaattactttaaataaaattattaccctacttttttcaatttaaaaggttttggtttcattacatacatacatacatatgttttaagcTGGAATAAATATTGATGACcaattatattcaattatagaaacgaagagttcatttaacgagaattggtgAAGCTAGACCCACCATTAGACAATAGCTAtatgtcaaataaaaataatgttgaaaTCAAATCATTGACTGATTCATAACTAAGCCATTCCGACAACAACGTTGTTCatgatgaaaaatttataacGGAAAATCCGACATTCGATATCATAAATCAAGTGATGCAGTCtctaaatttattgtaaaattaaacAATGCATACAAATCAAGATAAAAtgacaaaatgaaaaaatttcacCTAGTATGCGAAATATGCTagaaatgaattattattaaataaatctattcgctctttttttttaaattaaagtatgTAGTATAATGTGCAGCATTGCGTCGAGCGGCATTCGCAAAGCTTTGCACTCATATGCACGTATTAGTCTGCAACTAATGTTGCACATTTCGATGCAAAGCTTGCACACTCATAATATGTGTATGATAAGAAGCTTATAGCTCGTATCGGTGACGCGTAAAAGCTTTTGACACTTACCGcatctttctctctctctctctcgctctCTCGCAGATTTTCACTTATCTCACGTGCTCGCGCAACGAAAGTTGCATCCGTTTCATGcagatatacctataaataCGTAAGTACATGcagatatacctataaataCACGTATTTCTTTTGTCCATTGAATTCCAGCTTGATTTTGAGTTTCCTCAGTATATACACACAGTTTGCTGTTTAAGTTATGACCAACTCCACGCATGGTTTCAATGCTTGAATGAAAGAATTCTGTTCTTTTGGAACTTTTTGAGCTTTACCACTTCGCCCGTTGTCGTGCTAATAAAAAGTATAGTCTTGTTACTAACATCTTCTTATTCATACTGGATGTCGATGTGTACAacttaaagcattgatcaacGTTTGAACTACAGCTGATGAGtcgcgtatttatttattgtctgTATTATATTGATAATTGATTTGTTGCGATCGCATGTTGGGCTTTCGGTTTAACGGCCATGGGGGCGCGTCATGCGGCCGCCCTGGGGCGACCGCTTTGTTGCAGTTTGCGGTGCTGCGTTACAATGTTGGCGGTCGTTACGCGGCCAGGGGTAGCCATTAACGGCACGCGGCCAGTCCGCAGACGCAGGCCGTCCCGTCTGCCATTAGTGAGACCGGAAAGTATGCGACATTCGATTTTACGAGGCGATTTATTAAAACGAAACGACTATCCTCTGGCCATAATTTCGGTGTTTCGGGAAAATTCATTTATCGCTTGTATACCCTGTTTATACAACTTGAAATCCTTCCGAAGAAAATGGCGAAAAACCATAGCTTCATTAACATTCacttatcatatgtacatatacaatgtaaatCGTATTAATAATCTTACCATGTACATAGAAAGACTTCCTATTCAAAACCTgttaagtatttttatatattttatacgagtCACACGGGAAAATTGACCGGATTTTAttcgattaattaaaaaacctccattgatatattcaatatataaaaaattttacaCTTGAAGCGTGCggctgaataaaaatatatgttaaaattttacaaagctgtttatatacttattttaaataattgatttatataaaattaaagaagtttctttttacatattttcaatttgaatcagTTGTTTCTTGTATTTATTTGCCCACTATTGATTGATTACTTTAATTGCTACACTAATGCTTATGTGTTGCAATCGATTAGTATATTAGACACAgtataaaacatttgaaatattcAGATATAAGTAAATGAGATTCAAATAagaattttgatgaaaaaatatactatcAATGATTAGCAAAAGTGTTAATGATGTTATATGtcgaatttataaaaaatcagtgTAATATAACTGAGGAAAATTAAATAACATGGTtgttttgtattgttttattttaatttaatcaaatatgatTTTGAACACAATAACCGGAAGCGATTTCGGCTTGTTTTGATTCGTTTTTACTATTCGAAtgtttctcatttaatttatacaaattggcATCGTATTCGTTTGTCCTATtctacttattatatttttaatgcttATGAACGTCTATTGCAATGTGAAAAATGTGGAAACtctgttattatttattcagcGCAAAGCGGTCGTACATCAGCAAAAGTTTCCGgactaaaacaaaaaaatgaaaaataaataaaaataccatcagGGGAAAAACTGTCGTGCACGATTTACGGCCGAGTGCGTCTCAATTATACAGAGCGTTTGGACGTGCGCGCTCGCTTTTCCCCGATGCTCTGGAAAATCGGGGAAAAGCGTTATCTTGCGTTCCGATCGCACCGAAATAATAACGACCAGATGCGTCAGTGTGCCGGTCGAGGTTTATCGCCGGTTAAATGCGCCAGGGGAGGTTTACACCCCCACACACCGCAGCGGTCGACAACAACCCGGACGATCAACTTCTCATCGCGAAAATTTTACCGCAGTCTCATATATGTAGACGACCTTTTTCATCATCGATTTCCATCAATTACATGATTAACACATATgtatctgtatatatacatatatgtatctgtatacatatatatgtgtatacggtgtatatatatgtatatacatatacacaaacgaaaatatatttaatatacatatatttatattatatttgcatgATTTTTCACTTTAATTTTCCAACCAATTTAACCCTTAAGATACACCCAAAATGTGGCTTAAAATGCTAGCTTTtgagtatttttatatgttttattgcaaataatacgaatagatattttgtatgtatgatgGCATAACCCCGTGCCCGGTTTTTATAGGTTTTTTAACTCTAATAatctattataattattagaGAGGCAGAATAATTGATTGGTCTTCTTAAAGTTTGACTAATGTTAATTACACCATCCGATTCGCAAAATTAAGAATAGCATTTTGAGTAATTAATTCcactaacatttttttttttgatatactttttcaaaataatcatgaAATCATTGCTTTGAGCAATGAATCGAGTCTTTGTTGTCAATGTAAATTTGGTATGTTGAGGACCGCTGACACGCGCTGAGGCTTTCACGCTAGAAACGAAATTCGAGGATATCTATAGGAGGGATGGGTAGAGGAGGGAGGTAGATCCGACCCTCTATCCACCCCACCCCCATCCCTTCTACCGTTCGTCGGTCCGCCACGGTGAATTTTAAAACTGTCGGCCCGTGAACGCCATTTGCCATGCCGTGTAGGGTGTCGGCTCTCTCACCCTCACTCCACAAAGCCCGTCTTTTGCTCCTCCCTCCCGAGAGCCACCTGTGACCCCACAATCCTCCCCCGCTACCTGTCGTTGCGACCTGTCTGTCTCTCCTATACGCAAAAGCCTGACGAAAGCACCGGGTATATTTGACTGCTgaagaatttaatatttttaaacgtccACCCCCTCACCCTCCAGACACATCTCCTCTCTTGCACCTAACACCCCTTTCCCTTTTCTCTCTCATAGTGTCTGTTTCCCAAACGCCAGGGTAAATCGAGTTACACGGTGAAAATCCACCCTCCCACGCTGCGTTGTTGCCTTCATATCGCAGGACGATATTCTCTTCGTCGTTTTTTtacctattttatttatttttagcagGATTTTCACACTGCAGGGATGACGGAATAGACAGGGGGAGAGGGGAGGATGTGTGAGGACTTTTTTCCGTTAGAGTGAATTTCGTATCATTTATTTAACGCATGCTTAAGCCGCGAGCGAGCGCGTAAATTACTTGACATTTCAGTACAGGTAATGCAATCTCAGCCTTTGCAGTCACAACCTCAGCTTCCTATAAAATCGCGTCGTTAAGTGTTACTTGTCTTTCATCTTGCTTTATGAAATAAAGCCGAGAAACACGAAAAACTTCCTAAAAATGGATAAAACCATTTGATATGTGAATTAACCGAAAAAGTCctagaaaaaatgtaaacatttatttatttagacagGTTACACCCATTTTTATGAACACTTCTctgtcaacattgtacatacttacatagataagtacatataattcaaGGCCAATTGCAAATATcgataattaaatattacaatcatCGTAGAGAACTCAAatattgcgagaaataggacaggattgccaatttgcagaataaataaatacatatcacatatccaaggtctggtcaacaaCATAGCTaggaatagaacccgtgactacaCAACCGAAACCATTATGTTAGCCACTGATCTATGTTGTTGGTTAACAAACAAAGACATGTATGTAAACTCAAAATAATATCTATTATAGAAAATTAGTCCGGTAAAAAGACGGATctcatgttgaaaaattttaacagtattaGAGAAGAACTTCAATGAAGTTTTGTCTAGCTTTCAACAATACTATCACAGTCAAAATAAACGCCAAATTTCGCTAAGCGCTTAAGGCATATAAAGAAGAATTTAATCTCAAAAGTATGACTCAATTGGAGTTGGCAAGAAACATTCGATCCACTTTATGCTAAGAGAGAATTGAATGGAAACTATTTTTAATCACCTTTAATCAAACGTGAGCAGTGCGGAACATTTCTGTAATTCGTTTTACGATTCTAAAGCCGTTAAGTTCTGTATGACGCCCTTAAAATGGCGCGCGCAATTCGATCGCAATTGCTGCGCATTAAAAACGctgatataatttataaacataaaagtCGTATTTTACGATGCCGTGTGTGCGTGCGGAAAAAAATACAACCGACGGGGAGGGGCGGGAGGATGTGGATGGGTGGGTagatgggtgggtgggtgggtgggtgcgTGTCAACGAAAAGAGCGTTCAGTTTAAAAAAGTGCGCAAATCCGTGTAGCGCTTGTAGCGCGTTAATAATAATGGCTCACTTTACGCGCCCGTAGAGGGCTCCGCTCCACGGAGAACGGGAGGCTTACGGGGTGGTTTGGCTGGATGGGAGGGTGAGAGAGAGAGTACCTATCCTTCCCCCAGAATCCTCCCACTTCCACCCCTTCCAAAACAGCCAACCAAATTTCATCCGATCCTGGTTCATCTATTATTTTACACGATAGATAAAAATAGGTTAAAAAATACTTTCCTTTAATTAGCGCACTGACGAGAGACGGGCTTTCAGTTAAATGCGAATTTAGTTAAATGGCAAATTTAAAGCACAGTACgatcaatttatataaataaatagacgaatattttaatgaaacaaaAACAATCTTGATCATTGACTAACTTTGGAGTTGACATTATGATGGTATGGATTCATATATTTGACTTGACTGATAGTAATATCAATAAGTGAATACACAATATAGTAGAACTTTACTTCTTAATTACTTGCATCATGTATAAGCACCTTAATTAATGATGGGCTGACATACAATACGAAGTAATTTCGAATTGCATATATAGAAATACTGActttagatgtacatacatgtacatatgtaggtatgtacaaaattttatacatttaaaccTATTTaatccaaatattatatttcatttcggtTAACTTAGTAGTAggaaaaagcgaattatatcTTAGCAGACCGATAGAAATCGCGTATTTTTCTTCATTACTTTTAATCTTACttataatgtgatattttcaaaaatgattctttagtacatatttgaaaatttttcattcttttttacattacattaaacacgacatatatGGTAAGTATTACACAAGTCAAATACAAAGATcgattaaacattaaatatcgaTTCACAGAGACACCTATGaacaaattttgcgagaaaatgggtaaagcttgccaatttgttggaaccgtttcaatgaaaatcggataaattggcaaaccatgataggaaacgatcgacctggcgTCACATATCCAGGGTGTGGCCAACAGCAACTGGTGGGATAGAACCTGTgatcactttgttcgaaagcattatatgctaaccgctagtccatgctgctggttgtcTCATAGTCGATATAGAAAAAACATatgaaactatgtatatttcgaccatacaaatgtacatttcaattaattacataatcaagtctataatatattaaaatattaaataattaagttTATAGAAATTAAAAACCGAATCGAGGCAGTTGACAATACGGTTTCTAAATCGTTGACTAACCGGTAAACCCGACCGCCCGTAGTAGTACATACTTCTAGCCCTGCACGGTTTCGGCTCGTGTTTTTTTGATCATTTTCAGTTTAACCCGCTCTCtgttgatgtatttttttcaggATATTAGCCACCCCAAGGCGATGGTAGTCTCCTCGGTGGCGGATTGAATAATTAACCTCTGCTAGAGGGGAAAAATCTAAATGGATGGCGgaacgaaataaaattatacaacgaGCCGGAAAATACCCACACTTTCGTGTGCATCCTGTGTATAATACGAtggtgtataaaatatatacttttttaacgTGTGCGTTTTTACGTCAGCGTTCTCCCATAAAATTGCATCGGGGGGAAGTCATCTGCGTTTTTCTATCCATCTTGTACTGAACGTATCCGTCAAGTGCATGTAATGctacattatacataatttatttgtttcatttatttattactttattttttgtatggTAATAAAAGCAGTCGTAGCACAGAAGTCGGGTGAAAATCAAATATATCTTTCATTCGGCTCCCGTGCAATCTTAACACGTTCGTGCACGCAATGCTCTTCGCATTTAGCAGGTAGTGCGAAATAAAAACAGCATATCTAATAAATAGACACAACACTTCAATCGTTCTTTTAATTATACATCTCAAGTTGAGCgacaactcaattttaattataattttattttatctgtttCGTCTTGATTGAAATTGATAACGTAATTCAATAATCGTTTTTCGCATTCGCAGTAAAATCGTTTACTAAATTAaatggtatatatttttaaaagcttttcgaTGAGTTTTCTCATACTTGCCCACACTCCTTTTCGCTCTTTTCTAAACTTCTCTCCCTTCTTGTTCAGTTCTATTTAATAAGTGCAAAAGTAGCCGTATCCGCTTATCAGAGATTAAACTTCTCGAACAACAGTAGTTAAAAGCGCCGAATCGACgagattgaaattaaattttccctCGTATAATACCGCGATACAGTTATCTCATTGTCGTTTCCATTTCGGAAGAGATTCTCccattttctttcattttcctTTTTCTTTCGATCTCCCCCCTTCTTTCCATCCATTAGATTTCTTTCCAGCTCTTAATATAACACAAAAGTTTTTCGTTTTGTTGTTGAACGCATTTTTAACGtcgctaaaattatttttgaattcattatttaaaaaaaaactcacattgAATAGATGAATTTAAGAAAACCATTAGAaacaaacaatattaaaatttagcaAATACCATTTACGgttttcatttcaaatcatCAACAGTCCTAAAAGATTCTATTggtatgtaaaataattgtagaattttcattgtataatttaattatataactgctgatttgaaacaaatcaaatatttacattgtatgtgtatgtatgcatactcataaaatcattatttttatgtcaGACCTCTGTTATGAGTTTCATATAATACATTcttttgtatttgtatgtagataGTTGCCAATAGTTAATTCCAATTTAAGGAAGGGCTACGACTTTACGTTAATTGACGACTGTGGTAATCGAAGGGTTAACCAATTTACGCCACCCGTGCTCATCCTCGCTAACCCCATCCCAATCTGTGGAACTTCCCCTAGCGCGCGTCCCGTTAATGGTTTATAAAACACAGGTTAGAAACAGACGTTAACACTTCGAGCGCCATAAAGAGCGACGATAAAGGACACTTTGATGGCCGCTCACCCCAGGAGATTACGTCTCCAGCGAACGACAGATGTCCAAGTCCCGTAACAAACTTAAAGAATCAATTTCATCCCACACCCCTATAAGCCTTCTCATCCTCTGCACTCCTTTGCGGTTGGTTCTGAGCATAGCCTGTTCACTTTAAAACTTCAAAATCACGTAGAAGACGCATTTACTAGCCACAATGATAGTACATTGGACTAGAAGCTCCGGGTCGAAACCTTGAAAGAATTAAGAATGgtttttatcttgtatttagCACAAATAATCCCATCCCCTTTCTGAATTTGCttactattttaattaaactaaTGAACGGACTCtctgaatatatgtacttatatgaatagaaaattaaataaaaacgattacagaaaaatattatgcgtatatttcatacatatctatacatattcataatgagattgtttttaatattatatatacaatctACTATTTAATTATGTGCTATTTTCATTCACACAAACTGTTTCAATGCTATTTTTGTTCTTAACATTTGTACAGTGAAAACGAATTTTAACGAATTTTATGACGTAGTTGATGGTGGTAGATTGGTTCAATTATTATGGTGACTGAACATCATACTATGAATGTCATAAAGCcgatcttatatttttttataatcaaaagtaATTAATATACCATAAAACTAAATGTGTCACACAGTCTgctgacttatgtacatatttttaataaaatatattcatatgtacctatatgaaagaattttttatgaattgtacgtTTCAATTATACGGAGTTTCGTATTTAGCTAAAATTGCTTAAAATGCTTTCTATATATGAAAATCAGGATATAAAACCACCACAGAGTGTATTTAATAGTGTATGTGtttaaagagagagagagagagggggggggggagatttCACAAAGAGGGAGGGTCGTCGCTCGAAGGTGGATCGGACATGGCAAAATTATGACCTCTTTAAAAAGGAAGGGCCCTCTCCATAAGCCGATGATAAAATCTAAGTGGCCATCCTTCTGTAATGAGGGCCTGGAAACACGGGACGCCAACCCTCGCGTTCGATACCCCTGGCAGGAAATTACTTTACGATAAAGCCAGGCGATTCTTTTTCCGGGGATTCGAATGCGCAGCATTAACATTCAGATGTgactctgtatatatgtacatatgtatgtatgcataagaGATGTGATAAAAAATCGACCAGTAGAGAGCCCTTCCCAATTGAACGCCACTGGCTTAAATAATTCTGAACATTTAAAATACgataatttaacaattaaaaatatataatttttaagctGAACTATCATATATAAGTACCCATAtataagttacatatgtatatgtaggtacaataattatatcataataaaatgtttgctcttatttcactttatattagataaatatacatttaagcatataaacatattaaaacATGTGAGctgtatttttttgtgtttgtttaaaaatataaatttacgttTGTATTGTCCTCAGGTACGGTATGGACCTGAATGGGGCGAGGAGGAAGAATGCCACGCGGGAGACGACCAGTACGTTGAAAGCGTGGCTGAACGAGCACAAGAAGAACCCGTACCCGACCAAAGGTGAGAAGATCATGCTGGCCATCATCACGAAGATGACTTTGACGCAGGTGTCGACGTGGTTTGCGAACGCGCGTCGCAGACTCAAGAAGGAGAACAAGATGACGTGGGAGCCGAGAAATAGAGTGGAAGACGATGATAACAACAATGACGATGACGACCACAAAAGCACAGATGGAAAAGACGTCTTAGGTATTATAGAATTTTTTcttcaataattttaaacactCGGCGTCACACACCTTATAAATTTTCTAATCGAATGTCTTAAGTCAACTTCTTTTTGAACGCATTCGTATTTACTATTGTGAATGGAATATTACTATGAAAGTCAAGAatgaaacttaaaataaatatgcctACCATATCACAAGTTAGTCATACGTGTTTAATGACATTGCTTACAGAGTTTCGATCTCGCAAAAACTATTTTACTTCGCTCTTTAGTTCGATAAGACGTGAAAGAACATTTTCCTTTCACTAGTCATCTCAGACAGAGATGTTGTTGTTGCGAATTACACTATCGCACATATTCTGaagctcatatatacatataatttatacatatgtagctcgtCTGCGAAGTTTTTAACTCAGTGGAAGTTAGTGACAAAGCCGCATAGAAAAATGTGAGCTTGAAAAAATCGTATTCAGAAAATTGCATATTCCCACTTGTCATTGTGGTCATAAACATATTTCAAACGCATTGTTTATATTACGCAACGTTTGATCAAATTTCGCCATCTCAAAACTTGTGGAGTCGCTAAAAAAACACGACTCTTTTTTTTTCCACAATCCGACTCtgatttatttttccaatgGGTTAACTTTCGAATATCTCTGGAATACTTGTATGAAGTGTAGCATATCTACGAGCTgattaaatcattaaatttttattattatttagttgAAGTGAATTTTcagttaatatattttgactagttggaatatattccgtctaaccgacgtaagttgattcatatggtgaattacATTAGATGGTCAAAATATACTACAGCGGAAAATACAGTTTTAAGTAtacataagttggtaccaggttagatggagaggtttggTTTACGTCAAAACGTTActtgattattaaatttagttgaaaagtcacatttttgttttgaacatattcttagagttatcttaaatatattgttaacgtattattgaattctaaagcattcgtaaaaacatcagaactcaactgttatattactggcgcacattgttgaaagtgtatttgcgcttgtagagatttAATTTAGTagtattgtattcgaatatgaatgacctaaaacactagttgaaatatattacaactgaaacactttgactgtaacaaATACATGACACCAATATAACGCAAGAATTCAGAGTAAcggatttgtcaaatatcagaGCTCTCCTCAGTTTGACTTAAATATGAGAAAAAgacaaatgttgaaaaattgtgTCAcagatttacatatacatatgtgagatTTACATATTGGTGAGTCACTTTTAGGGAGTAATttgatattaatatacatatgtatgtatattattaagtaaaataataaatgcgatttaaaactttttaaagACTTGAACTCTACACGATTCGTTTATTTCGAGTTGTAATTTTTAGTAAACAGAATAGTCGCATACGGTAtgattttaaagtttttttcgtTGTTGCAGATTCTAAAGATTCAGTGACGGGGTCCAGCGAGGACGGCGACCGCCCAGGTGGCGGTGGAAGATTGGAGGGCGGAGGCGCTGGGGGCTCGTGGGCGGGAAGCGGCCCGGCGTCACCGGAGCCCTACCCACCAGCGGCGTACCTGCCGGCTAGGCGCCCCCCGCCGCCCACGAAGCCTCGGATCTGGTCCCTGGCGGACATGGCGAGCAAGGAGAGCGACCGCGTGCCCTCGTCGGGAGGGGCGGCGGGCGGGGGCGCCGGTCGCCTGCCGCTTTCGCAT encodes:
- the mirr gene encoding iroquois-class homeodomain protein mirror, producing MDLNGARRKNATRETTSTLKAWLNEHKKNPYPTKGEKIMLAIITKMTLTQVSTWFANARRRLKKENKMTWEPRNRVEDDDNNNDDDDHKSTDGKDVLDSKDSVTGSSEDGDRPGGGGRLEGGGAGGSWAGSGPASPEPYPPAAYLPARRPPPPTKPRIWSLADMASKESDRVPSSGGAAGGGAGRLPLSHPVQAHPYRPDLYRQLYAPPPPPPDMALLETYSRLGQRAPPLSMLGGALALPPAPLARASPSSSSTSSISEQPPPHKP